From Streptomonospora salina, the proteins below share one genomic window:
- a CDS encoding enoyl-CoA hydratase: MSESDTADTTDNHDETVSGGGGADDTGDTPVSYDLTDGVATIRLNRPDAMNSLTLQTKQALLAAIERAKNDTEARAVLLTGSGKAFCAGQDLREHAENLNEGHGLNGTVRDHYNPIVLGLARMPKPVVAAVNGTAAGAGASLAFACDLRIASEHASFLMAFANVGLGSDSGASWTLPRLVGHARAMEMLMLAEPVPATRALDIGLVSKVVPDDELEASARRLAERLAGGPTVAYAAVKAELTFGSGLDLANALEMEASLQDQCAETRDHINATVAFLNKERPEFEGH; the protein is encoded by the coding sequence TTGTCCGAATCAGACACTGCCGACACCACCGACAATCACGACGAAACAGTCAGCGGGGGCGGCGGTGCCGACGACACCGGCGACACCCCTGTCAGCTACGACCTCACCGACGGCGTCGCGACGATCCGCCTGAACCGCCCCGACGCGATGAACTCGCTGACGCTGCAGACCAAACAGGCCCTGCTGGCCGCGATCGAGCGCGCCAAGAACGACACCGAGGCGCGTGCGGTGCTGCTCACCGGCAGCGGCAAGGCGTTCTGCGCCGGGCAGGACCTGCGCGAGCACGCCGAGAACCTCAACGAGGGGCACGGCCTCAACGGCACCGTCCGCGACCACTACAACCCCATCGTGCTGGGTCTGGCGCGCATGCCCAAGCCGGTCGTAGCGGCGGTGAACGGCACGGCCGCGGGCGCCGGCGCGTCCCTGGCCTTCGCCTGCGACCTGCGTATCGCCTCCGAGCACGCATCGTTCCTGATGGCCTTCGCCAACGTGGGCCTGGGCTCGGACTCGGGCGCGTCGTGGACGCTGCCGCGCCTGGTGGGCCACGCCCGCGCGATGGAGATGCTGATGCTGGCCGAGCCGGTCCCCGCCACGCGCGCCCTGGACATCGGGCTGGTGAGCAAGGTGGTTCCGGACGACGAACTGGAGGCGTCGGCACGCCGGCTCGCCGAACGCCTGGCCGGCGGCCCGACGGTGGCCTACGCGGCCGTCAAGGCCGAGCTCACCTTCGGCTCGGGGCTGGACTTGGCCAACGCCTTGGAGATGGAGGCGAGCCTGCAGGACCAGTGCGCCGAGACGCGCGACCACATCAACGCCACCGTGGCCTTCCTGAACAAGGAGCGGCCGGAGTTCGAGGGCCATTAG
- a CDS encoding serine/threonine-protein kinase, with amino-acid sequence MTGTRPLADDDPASIGGYTLTARLGQGGQGVVYLGRDGSDGATVAVKTLHSDGIDAAGLRRQLSEEVETARKVARFCTAQVLAADIDADPPYVVSEYIEGPTLREVVLRDGPLRGSSLERLAVGSLTALAAIHQAGIVHRDFKPGNVLLGPDGPRVIDFGIARALEGTAVLTSQIAGTPAYMAPEQIAGEALGPEVDLFSWASTIVFAANGRSPFGQDSLREVLHSVADEQPELGELDGRLRGIAERCLAKAPSERPTAAETLMGVLGVAMSGPAAAGAVESDESDDSGGSGAVPVQTLAAGAVAAAAPEMREHTAAGLRDSLPQDAGSVIDADGLFRSFPPAPSTGSGPQHPHGRQSAPAPPSGPQTPPGAPAPPRGDWRAPGSGAPTGTPPASGPQGPYGEPPAAMPPTGGQRPYGYGPPQSAPVSGPQPPQASGPGGPGHGRQPYGPEGAVPPPGPYGPGAAPSPTGGQPPQGRPGSGQPPAGPGPRGPGPAAPASGPQPPYGPSASGGQPPAPSGPQAAYAPGQGAPGWGPQPPSPYGPGGSAPGPSSGGSGAGVIVGVVAGASLLVVIGVVVLIITIVA; translated from the coding sequence ATGACCGGCACCCGGCCCTTGGCCGATGACGATCCCGCGAGCATCGGCGGCTACACGCTGACCGCACGTCTGGGGCAGGGCGGCCAAGGCGTGGTCTATCTCGGCCGCGACGGCTCCGACGGCGCGACCGTGGCGGTCAAAACCCTGCACTCCGACGGCATCGACGCGGCGGGACTGCGCCGCCAGCTCTCCGAGGAGGTCGAGACCGCGCGCAAGGTCGCGCGGTTCTGCACCGCCCAGGTGCTGGCCGCCGACATCGACGCCGATCCGCCCTACGTCGTCAGCGAGTACATCGAGGGCCCGACGCTGCGCGAGGTGGTCCTGCGCGACGGCCCGCTGCGCGGCTCCTCCCTGGAGCGGCTGGCCGTGGGCTCGCTGACCGCCTTGGCCGCCATCCACCAGGCGGGCATCGTGCACCGCGACTTCAAGCCCGGAAACGTCCTCCTCGGCCCCGACGGTCCGCGGGTGATCGACTTCGGCATCGCCCGCGCGCTTGAGGGCACCGCCGTCCTCACCAGCCAGATCGCCGGCACCCCCGCCTATATGGCCCCCGAGCAGATCGCCGGAGAGGCGCTGGGCCCCGAGGTCGACCTGTTCTCGTGGGCGTCGACCATCGTCTTCGCGGCCAACGGGCGCAGCCCGTTCGGGCAGGACTCGCTGCGGGAGGTGCTGCACAGCGTCGCCGACGAGCAGCCGGAGCTGGGAGAGCTGGACGGGCGGCTGCGCGGGATCGCCGAGCGCTGCCTGGCCAAGGCTCCGAGCGAGCGGCCCACCGCGGCCGAGACCCTGATGGGCGTCCTCGGCGTGGCCATGTCCGGTCCCGCGGCCGCGGGCGCCGTGGAATCCGACGAGTCCGATGACTCCGGCGGGTCCGGTGCGGTACCCGTCCAGACGCTGGCGGCCGGCGCTGTAGCCGCCGCGGCGCCGGAGATGCGCGAGCACACGGCCGCCGGACTGCGCGACAGCCTGCCGCAGGACGCCGGGAGCGTGATCGACGCGGACGGTCTCTTCCGGTCCTTCCCGCCCGCGCCGTCGACCGGATCGGGACCGCAGCACCCGCACGGGCGGCAGTCCGCTCCCGCCCCGCCGAGCGGGCCGCAGACGCCGCCGGGGGCGCCGGCTCCGCCCCGCGGCGACTGGCGCGCGCCCGGTTCGGGTGCTCCGACCGGCACCCCGCCCGCGTCGGGCCCGCAGGGGCCCTACGGGGAGCCGCCCGCCGCGATGCCGCCGACCGGCGGTCAGCGGCCCTACGGCTACGGTCCGCCGCAGTCGGCTCCCGTGTCGGGACCGCAGCCGCCGCAGGCCTCCGGACCCGGCGGACCGGGCCACGGCCGGCAGCCCTACGGCCCGGAAGGCGCGGTACCGCCGCCCGGACCCTACGGTCCGGGAGCCGCGCCGTCCCCGACCGGGGGACAGCCTCCGCAGGGCCGGCCCGGTTCCGGGCAGCCGCCTGCGGGTCCCGGGCCCCGCGGTCCGGGTCCGGCGGCTCCCGCGTCGGGACCGCAGCCGCCCTACGGGCCGAGCGCTTCCGGCGGGCAGCCGCCGGCGCCGTCGGGCCCCCAAGCCGCCTACGCCCCGGGGCAGGGCGCTCCCGGCTGGGGGCCGCAACCGCCGTCGCCCTACGGGCCCGGCGGCTCCGCACCCGGACCGTCCTCGGGCGGCAGCGGAGCCGGCGTGATCGTCGGCGTCGTGGCCGGGGCGTCGCTGCTGGTGGTGATCGGGGTAGTGGTCCTCATCATCACGATCGTCGCCTGA
- a CDS encoding DUF3117 domain-containing protein, which translates to MAAMKPRTGDGPMEVTKEGRGIIMRVPLEGGGRLVVELTPDEAAELKEALDGVVG; encoded by the coding sequence ATGGCGGCGATGAAGCCGAGGACCGGTGATGGTCCGATGGAGGTCACCAAGGAGGGCCGCGGCATCATCATGCGGGTCCCGCTTGAGGGCGGCGGGCGACTCGTCGTCGAGCTCACGCCGGACGAAGCCGCCGAACTCAAGGAGGCTCTCGACGGCGTCGTCGGCTGA
- a CDS encoding DNA-3-methyladenine glycosylase I encodes MSVDEATARPGPDGRRRCHWALGDEALLHYHDTEWGLEITGDGAMFERICLEGFQAGLSWLTVLRKRPALREAFAGFAPEAVADFGAADVERLLGDARLIRSRAKIEAVIRNARAALELPGGLAALVRGYAPERHPAPERVTDVPASTPESAALAKALKRHGFSFVGPTTAYAAMQATGVVDDHLTGCFRRGRSARP; translated from the coding sequence ATGAGCGTCGACGAAGCGACGGCCCGCCCCGGCCCCGACGGCCGGCGCCGGTGCCACTGGGCGCTGGGCGACGAGGCGCTGCTGCACTACCACGACACCGAGTGGGGCCTGGAGATCACCGGTGACGGCGCCATGTTCGAACGGATCTGCCTGGAGGGCTTCCAAGCGGGCTTGTCGTGGCTGACGGTTCTGCGCAAGCGCCCCGCTCTGCGGGAGGCCTTCGCCGGGTTCGCCCCCGAGGCCGTGGCCGACTTCGGTGCGGCCGACGTCGAGCGGCTGCTGGGCGACGCCCGCCTGATCCGCAGCAGGGCCAAGATCGAGGCCGTCATCCGCAACGCGCGGGCGGCACTGGAACTGCCCGGCGGTCTGGCCGCGCTGGTGCGGGGATATGCACCCGAGCGCCACCCGGCGCCCGAACGTGTCACGGACGTTCCCGCCTCCACGCCCGAGAGCGCCGCGCTGGCCAAGGCGCTCAAGCGGCACGGGTTCTCCTTCGTCGGGCCGACGACCGCATACGCGGCGATGCAGGCGACCGGTGTCGTCGACGACCATCTCACCGGGTGCTTCCGCCGGGGGCGGTCGGCGCGTCCCTAG